The genomic DNA GTCCCGTAACAGCTTCAAGTCAGGAGAGCTGCTGTTACGGGACCTCGATTTCACCTGGAAGCTTCGCATTCCGACAGCCGTTTCTTCAGTTCCTTCTCTTTCTCCCACCTCTCCGACACGTCCCTCATGATTGCGCCGCTCCCGGTGATGGTTCCGTTCCCGTCGCGGAGCAGCACGATGCTGAATTCCGTCGAGAGCCGGCCACCGTCCGTGCGGATAGCGGGTACTGCCAGAAGGCGGGTGGAGTACCTGGTCATTCCCGTCTCCATGACCCGCCGATACCCCTCCCAGTGCCGCACGCGCTGGTTTTCCGGGATGATGAGGTCGAGGGATTTTCCGAGCGCCTCCGCTTCCGAATAGCCGAAGATCCGCTGCGCTCCGCTGTTCCAGAAGCGGATGATCCCATCCACGTCTGCCGCGAGAATTGCATCGGGGGCCTTCTCCACCAG from Geobacter sp. DSM 9736 includes the following:
- a CDS encoding PAS domain S-box protein, whose amino-acid sequence is MTDIDLLRQLVEKAPDAILAADVDGIIRFWNSGAQRIFGYSEAEALGKSLDLIIPENQRVRHWEGYRRVMETGMTRYSTRLLAVPAIRTDGGRLSTEFSIVLLRDGNGTITGSGAIMRDVSERWEKEKELKKRLSECEASR